The Benincasa hispida cultivar B227 chromosome 9, ASM972705v1, whole genome shotgun sequence genome has a segment encoding these proteins:
- the LOC120085385 gene encoding U-box domain-containing protein 15-like, whose translation MAKCQRNDVGSVVFDRVSTSTAAGSHFRLCTSFSTASFRRKIFDAVSCGGSSRYRYHHDGNVGGGDGTVSSAIRSLSEIVKEREAVRPKRANVKSEKLFDLLKLESSPESKPETKKKEEVLEDFKSVVKKLQDEDLVERRAAASRVRLLAKEDAEARGTLAMLGAIPPLVGMLDLEDDESKIASLYALLNLGIGNDLNKAAIAKAGTVHKMLKLIESESSPNPSVSEAIVANFLGLSALDTNKLVIGSSGAVPFLVKNLYDPHQESSSQVKQDALRALYNLSIFPSNIPIILETKLIPFLLNALGDMEVSERALSVLSNVVSTPEGRKAISTFPNSFLILIDVLNWADSPGCQEKASYILMVMAHKSYSDRQVMIEAGISSALLELTLLGSTLAQKRASRILESLRIDKGKQISDHFGGNSSAPICGSLSSFTNPILGSAEGLEGSDDLVSEEKKAVKQLVRLSLQNNMKRIVKRANLPQDFVPSDHFKSLTSSSTSKSLPF comes from the exons ATGGCCAAGTGTCAAAGAAACGACGTCGGATCTGTAGTTTTTGACCGAGTCTCCACTTCTACTGCCGCCGGCAGCCATTTCCGCCTCTGCACTTCCTTCTCCACCGCTTCATTTCGTAGGAAGATTTTTGACGCTGTAAGTTGTGGCGGAAGTTCTCGCTATCGCTATCACCACGATGGCAATGTCGGTGGCGGCGATGGTACTGTTTCCTCGGCTATTAGGTCGTTGTCTGAGATTGTGAAGGAAAGGGAGGCAGTGAGGCCGAAACGCGCCAATGTGAAGTCGGAGAAGCTGTTCGATCTTCTTAAGTTGGAGTCATCGCCGGAATCGAAGCCGGAGACGAAGAAGAAGGAGGAGGTACTGGAAGACTTCAAAAGCGTGGTGAAGAAGTTGCAGGATGAGGATTTAGTGGAGAGGAGAGCAGCTGCGAGTCGAGTTAGGTTGCTTGCTAAAGAAGATGCAGAAGCGAGAGGAACGCTTGCAATGCTCGGAGCCATTCCGCCGCTGGTTGGAATGCTTGATTTGGAAGACGATGAATCTAAGATCGCCTCGCTTTATGCATTGCTCAATCTTGGAATTGGAAACGATTT GAACAAGGCAGCCATTGCTAAAGCGGGTACTGTTCACAAAATGCTCAAGCTGATAGAATCTGAAAGTTCCCCAAATCCATCTGTTTCAGAAGCCATAGTTGCGAATTTCCTCGGGTTGAGCgcattagatacaaacaaacTGGTAATTGGATCATCAGGTGCAGTTCCATTCTTGGTAAAGAACTTATACGACCCACATCAAGAAAGTAGTTCACAAGTCAAGCAAGACGCTCTACGTGCGCTTTATAACCTTTCTATTTTCCCATCCAATATTCCAATTATCTTAGAAACCAAGTTGATCCCATTTCTTCTAAACGCATTGGGAGATATGGAAGTAAGTGAAAGAGCCCTCTCTGTTCTAAGCAATGTGGTATCAACCCCAGAAGGTCGTAAGGCCATAAGCACTTTCCCAAATTCATTTCTTATACTAATTGATGTCTTGAATTGGGCTGATTCACCAGGCTGCCAAGAGAAGGCATCCTACATTTTAATGGTGATGGCACACAAATCTTACAGTGATAGACAAGTAATGATTGAAGCTGGGATTTCATCAGCTTTGTTGGAACTAACTCTTTTGGGCAGTACATTGGCTCAGAAGAGGGCCTCGAGGATTTTGGAGTCTTTGAGGATTGATAAAGGGAAGCAAATCTCTGATCATTTTGGGGGGAATTCTTCTGCTCCAATTTGTGGTTCTTTATCTTCTTTTACTAACCCAATTCTAGGTTCTGCTGAAGGTTTGGAAGGGTCGGATGATTTGGTGAGTGAAGAGAAGAAAGCTGTGAAGCAATTGGTGCGGCTGAGTTTGCAAAACAATATGAAGAGAATTGTGAAGAGAGCCAATTTGCCTCAAGATTTTGTGCCTTCTGATCATTTCAAGTCGCTCACATCAAGTTCCACTTCAAAAAGCTTGCCATTTTGA